One genomic window of Salvia miltiorrhiza cultivar Shanhuang (shh) chromosome 4, IMPLAD_Smil_shh, whole genome shotgun sequence includes the following:
- the LOC131022104 gene encoding cytochrome P450 714C2-like, giving the protein MEESMIIAAQMLLSILLGALFIVIAYVFDASISRPRRLRSGIVKQGIRGPVPSILYGNIPEIKRIAESLKPMEKRSPDKMVHDWFPAVFPHLEQWRNEYGATFLYSTGAIQLLCVTDAEMVKEMILCTSLNLGKPSYLSTERGPLLGRGILSSNGPYWAYQRKIIAPEFYLERVKGMVSLMVESTAAMLKSWETKAEDSGGKVEITVDEDFRSLSADIISRACFGRNYVQGGKICSMLQSLQRVMSRGNIGVPGMRHLPTKHNRELWRLERGIGSMILDAVKRRSSDDDGDKKDLLQLLLAAAENDGDDSSKIPADMTTNKFIVDNCKNIYLAGHETTAISASWCLMMLAAHPDWQARARGEVLAICGTNTPTADVLHNMKVLNMVIQETLRLYPPVAYVVREALQDIHFKGLNIGRGANIQVPIPRMHQDRELWGPDAHEFKPERFGNGVSGACKIPQAYMPFGFGSRSCAGQHFAMAELKVILSLILSKFRWSLSPAYHHSPVFRLAIQPQHGVSILLEKL; this is encoded by the exons ATGGAGGAATCCATGATCATTGCGGCGCAGATGCTTCTGTCTATACTTTTGGGAGCTCTGTTTATAGTTATTGCATATGTCTTCGACGCTTCAATCTCGAGACCACGACGATTGAGATCGGGAATTGTGAAGCAAGGGATCAGAGGTCCTGTTCCTTCAATTTTGTACGGCAACATACCTGAAATAAAACGAATCGCCGAATCTCTGAAGCCGATGGAGAAAAGATCCCCAGATAAAATGGTGCATGATTGGTTCCCCGCCGTTTTCCCCCATCTCGAGCAGTGGAGAAACGAATACG GAGCGACATTTTTGTATTCTACCGGCGCCATACAGCTGCTTTGCGTTACTGATGCAGAGATGGTGAAGGAGATGATCCTCTGCACCTCTTTGAACCTTGGCAAGCCTTCATATTTGTCGACAGAACGCGGTCCTCTGCTCGGTAGAGGCATCCTCTCGTCGAATGGCCCTTATTGGGCGTATCAGAGGAAGATCATTGCACCTGAGTTTTACTTAGAGAGAGTTAAG GGTATGGTGAGCTTGATGGTTGAATCCACAGCAGCAATGTTGAAAAGTTGGGAGACGAAGGCGGAGGATTCGGGTGGGAAGGTGGAGATCACAGTAGATGAGGATTTTAGAAGCTTGTCAGCTGATATAATATCAAGAGCTTGCTTTGGCAGAAACTATGTACAAGGGGGAAAGATATGCAGCATGCTTCAATCACTTCAACGAGTGATGTCAAGGGGGAATATCGGAGTTCCGGGAATGAG GCACCTCCCGACTAAGCACAACAGAGAGTTATGGAGATTGGAGCGTGGTATTGGCTCGATGATACTAGATGCTGTCAAGAGGCGCAGCAGTGATGATGATGGTGATAAGAAAGACCTTCTGCAGTTGCTACTTGCTGCAGCTGAGAATGATGGAGATGACAGCAGCAAGATACCTGCCGATATGACTACCAACAAGTTTATTGTTGATAACTGCAAGAACATTTATCTTGCTGGCCATGAGACTACAGCAATCTCGGCATCATGGTGCTTGATGATGCTGGCCGCCCATCCAGATTGGCAAGCTCGTGCTCGTGGAGAGGTGCTTGCAATCTGTGGCACAAACACACCCACAGCAGACGTGCTTCACAACATGAAAGTG CTGAATATGGTGATTCAAGAGACGCTACGCCTGTACCCACCGGTGGCCTATGTGGTGAGAGAAGCCTTGCAAGACATCCATTTCAAGGGGCTCAACATAGGGAGGGGCGCGAACATCCAGGTCCCTATACCTAGGATGCACCAGGACCGGGAGCTGTGGGGCCCGGACGCCCATGAGTTCAAGCCGGAGAGATTTGGCAATGGAGTTTCGGGGGCCTGCAAGATCCCACAGGCTTATATGCCCTTCGGGTTCGGAAGCCGATCGTGTGCAGGACAACACTTCGCCATGGCTGAGTTGAAGGTCATTCTCTCCCTTATCCTCTCCAAGTTTCGGTGGTCTCTCTCGCCGGCGTATCACCATTCGCCGGTGTTTAGATTAGCCATACAGCCCCAGCATGGAGTCTCTATTCTTCTTGAGAAACTGTGA
- the LOC131022102 gene encoding uncharacterized protein LOC131022102 isoform X2: MKILKSPVDEYEKDERLDLEDNDPEYEPEEYGGVDYDEKEIEPDLHEDVGEVEEDPEELDVGEEEGDVVEEEMDGMHEELEHEEDDEHVGQEQTEMGYAAEEEEHHEVFKERRKRKEFEIFVGGLDKDATEADLRKVFSDVGEVTEVRLMMNPQTKKNKGFAFLRFATVEQARRACASLKNPVVCGKQCGVTPSQDSDTLFLGNICRSWTKEALKERLKHYGLENVEDLTLVEDSNNVGMNRGFAFLEFSSRSDAMDAFKRLQKRDVAFGVDRPAKVSFADSFIDPGDEIMAQVKTVFVDGLSASWDEEHVKELLKKYGEIEKVELARNMPSARRKDFGFVTFDTHDAAVTCAKSINNEELGEGASKAKVRARLSRPLQRGKGKHVARGDFRPGRGSVRSARSPWSRPLPRAIPVRAPRIPPRLPPVVDRSFRRPVAMRERRPVMAVPQKARPVAPLPRSYDRRPPVPSYPKSGLKRDYGHREELSSRSRAAAIDYNSRPTSDRRAPYRDDYPPRPSGYPDMPRGGAARSTGRRTYDDDEYNERYERPPPSYHEGRGREYDSMSGSKRPYAAVDDVPPRYTEAGMRHSRARLDYDLGSSASRYNDAYSDRLGRSNMGYGGSRSSMSSQDSHGLYSSRQSMGYSGGPYGGSDVGRMYSSNFGGDYMSRGSDVGGSSYSSVYPGRGMGGSSYMGSSGSGSYY, encoded by the exons ATGAAGATCCTAAAGAGTCCAGTAGATGAGTATGAGAAAGATGAGCGATTAGACTTGGAGGATAATGATCCTGAATATGAACCTGAAGAGTATGGTGGTGTAGATTATGATGAGAAGGAAATTGAGCCAGATCTGCACGAAGATGTAGGTGAGGTGGAGGAAGATCCTGAAGAATTGGATGTTGGTGAAGAAGAGGGTGATGTGGTTGAGGAGGAAATGGATGGTATGCATGAAGAACTTGAACATGAGGAAGATGACGAGCATGTAGGGCAGGAGCAAACTGAGATGGGTTATGCTGCTGAGGAAGAAGAGCATCATGAAGTATTCAAAGAGAGACGTAAGCGGAAGGAATTTGAAATTTTCGTTGGGGGATTGGATAAGGATGCTACTGAGGCTGATCTTAGGAAAGTTTTCAGTGATGTTGGTGAGGTTACTGAAGTCAGACTTATGATGAATCCACAAACAAAGAAGAATAAAGGATTTGCATTCTTGCGTTTTGCAACGGTGGAACAAGCAAGACGAGCTTGTGCTAGTCTGAAAAATCCAGTG GTTTGTGGCAAGCAATGTGGTGTGACACCAAGCCAAGACAGTGATACCCTGTTTTTAGGTAACATATGCAGGTCATGGACAAAAGAAGCT TTGAAAGAAAGGTTAAAGCATTACGGCCTTGAGAATGTTGAGGATTTGACACTGGTTGAAGATAGTAACAATGTAGGGATGAATCGGGGTTTTGCCTTCTTAGAGTTCTCCTCGAGATCTGATGCTATGGATGCTTTTAAGCGTCTTCAGAAGAGGGATGTTGCTTTTGGAGTTGATAGGCCAGCTAAGGTTTCCTTTGCAGATTCCTTCATTGACCCTGGTGATGAGATCATGGCCCAG GTTAAGACTGTGTTTGTGGATGGTCTTTCTGCTTCTTGGGACGAGGAACATGTCAAGGAACTTCTCAAAAAATATGGGGAGATTGAGAAAGTTGAGCTTGCCCGTAATATGCCATCTGCCAGGAGAAAGGATTTTGGTTTCGTCACATTTGATACCCATGATGCAGCAGTAACTTGTGCTAAAAGCATCAACAATGAGGAATTGGGTGAAGGCGCAAGCAAG GCCAAAGTCAGAGCCAGATTGTCTAGACCGCTTCAGAGAGGCAAAGGAAAACATGTTGCCAGAGGAGATTTTCGACCAGGGCGCGGGTCAGTTCGAAGTGCTAGGAGTCCTTGGAGCCGCCCACTACCACGTGCTATCCCTGTTCGTGCTCCCAGAATCCCTCCTCGTCTTCCTCCTGTTGTCGACCGTAGCTTCAGAAGACCTGTTGCCATGCGAGAGAGGAGACCAGTTATGGCTGTTCCTCAAAAGGCCAGGCCTGTTGCTCCCTTGCCAAGGTCATATGATAGGAGGCCCCCTG TTCCATCATACCCCAAGAGTGGTTTGAAGAGGGATTATGGTCATAGGGAGGAGCTTAGCTCCAGAAGTAGGGCTGCTGCTATAGATTATAATTCTAGACCAACTTCAGATAGACGCGCTCCCTACAGAGATGATTATCCTCCTCGTCCATCCGGCTACCCTGATATGCCTAGAGGTGGTGCAGCAAGATCTACGGGAAGAAGAacttatgatgatgatgagtacaATGAAAGATATGAAAGGCCACCTCCGTCTTACCATGAGGGACGTGGGCGTGAGTATGATTCTATGTCTGGGTCCAAACGCCCATATGCTGCAGTG GATGACGTTCCTCCTCGGTATACTGAGGCCGGAATGCGCCATTCTCGTGCTCGTTTGGACTATGATCTTGGCAGCAGTGCTTCCCGCTACAATGATGCTTACAGTGACAG GCTTGGAAGGTCAAATATGGGATATGGGGGAAGCCGAAGCTCTATGTCTAGTCAAGATTCCCACGGGCTTTACAGTAGTCGTCAGAGTATGGGATACAGTGGAG GTCCTTATGGTGGTAGTGATGTTGGTCGGATGTACTCATCAAACTTTGGTGGTGATTACATGTCGCGAGGAAGTGAT GTTGGTGGCAGTTCTTACTCATCTGTCTATCCCGGACGTGGTATGGGTGGTAGCAGCTACATGGGAAGTAGTGGTTCTGGTTCATACTATTAA
- the LOC131022102 gene encoding uncharacterized protein LOC131022102 isoform X1: MMRLSCFIRQRMKILKSPVDEYEKDERLDLEDNDPEYEPEEYGGVDYDEKEIEPDLHEDVGEVEEDPEELDVGEEEGDVVEEEMDGMHEELEHEEDDEHVGQEQTEMGYAAEEEEHHEVFKERRKRKEFEIFVGGLDKDATEADLRKVFSDVGEVTEVRLMMNPQTKKNKGFAFLRFATVEQARRACASLKNPVVCGKQCGVTPSQDSDTLFLGNICRSWTKEALKERLKHYGLENVEDLTLVEDSNNVGMNRGFAFLEFSSRSDAMDAFKRLQKRDVAFGVDRPAKVSFADSFIDPGDEIMAQVKTVFVDGLSASWDEEHVKELLKKYGEIEKVELARNMPSARRKDFGFVTFDTHDAAVTCAKSINNEELGEGASKAKVRARLSRPLQRGKGKHVARGDFRPGRGSVRSARSPWSRPLPRAIPVRAPRIPPRLPPVVDRSFRRPVAMRERRPVMAVPQKARPVAPLPRSYDRRPPVPSYPKSGLKRDYGHREELSSRSRAAAIDYNSRPTSDRRAPYRDDYPPRPSGYPDMPRGGAARSTGRRTYDDDEYNERYERPPPSYHEGRGREYDSMSGSKRPYAAVDDVPPRYTEAGMRHSRARLDYDLGSSASRYNDAYSDRLGRSNMGYGGSRSSMSSQDSHGLYSSRQSMGYSGGPYGGSDVGRMYSSNFGGDYMSRGSDVGGSSYSSVYPGRGMGGSSYMGSSGSGSYY; this comes from the exons ATGATGCGACTTTCCTGTTTTATCCGGCAGAGGATGAAGATCCTAAAGAGTCCAGTAGATGAGTATGAGAAAGATGAGCGATTAGACTTGGAGGATAATGATCCTGAATATGAACCTGAAGAGTATGGTGGTGTAGATTATGATGAGAAGGAAATTGAGCCAGATCTGCACGAAGATGTAGGTGAGGTGGAGGAAGATCCTGAAGAATTGGATGTTGGTGAAGAAGAGGGTGATGTGGTTGAGGAGGAAATGGATGGTATGCATGAAGAACTTGAACATGAGGAAGATGACGAGCATGTAGGGCAGGAGCAAACTGAGATGGGTTATGCTGCTGAGGAAGAAGAGCATCATGAAGTATTCAAAGAGAGACGTAAGCGGAAGGAATTTGAAATTTTCGTTGGGGGATTGGATAAGGATGCTACTGAGGCTGATCTTAGGAAAGTTTTCAGTGATGTTGGTGAGGTTACTGAAGTCAGACTTATGATGAATCCACAAACAAAGAAGAATAAAGGATTTGCATTCTTGCGTTTTGCAACGGTGGAACAAGCAAGACGAGCTTGTGCTAGTCTGAAAAATCCAGTG GTTTGTGGCAAGCAATGTGGTGTGACACCAAGCCAAGACAGTGATACCCTGTTTTTAGGTAACATATGCAGGTCATGGACAAAAGAAGCT TTGAAAGAAAGGTTAAAGCATTACGGCCTTGAGAATGTTGAGGATTTGACACTGGTTGAAGATAGTAACAATGTAGGGATGAATCGGGGTTTTGCCTTCTTAGAGTTCTCCTCGAGATCTGATGCTATGGATGCTTTTAAGCGTCTTCAGAAGAGGGATGTTGCTTTTGGAGTTGATAGGCCAGCTAAGGTTTCCTTTGCAGATTCCTTCATTGACCCTGGTGATGAGATCATGGCCCAG GTTAAGACTGTGTTTGTGGATGGTCTTTCTGCTTCTTGGGACGAGGAACATGTCAAGGAACTTCTCAAAAAATATGGGGAGATTGAGAAAGTTGAGCTTGCCCGTAATATGCCATCTGCCAGGAGAAAGGATTTTGGTTTCGTCACATTTGATACCCATGATGCAGCAGTAACTTGTGCTAAAAGCATCAACAATGAGGAATTGGGTGAAGGCGCAAGCAAG GCCAAAGTCAGAGCCAGATTGTCTAGACCGCTTCAGAGAGGCAAAGGAAAACATGTTGCCAGAGGAGATTTTCGACCAGGGCGCGGGTCAGTTCGAAGTGCTAGGAGTCCTTGGAGCCGCCCACTACCACGTGCTATCCCTGTTCGTGCTCCCAGAATCCCTCCTCGTCTTCCTCCTGTTGTCGACCGTAGCTTCAGAAGACCTGTTGCCATGCGAGAGAGGAGACCAGTTATGGCTGTTCCTCAAAAGGCCAGGCCTGTTGCTCCCTTGCCAAGGTCATATGATAGGAGGCCCCCTG TTCCATCATACCCCAAGAGTGGTTTGAAGAGGGATTATGGTCATAGGGAGGAGCTTAGCTCCAGAAGTAGGGCTGCTGCTATAGATTATAATTCTAGACCAACTTCAGATAGACGCGCTCCCTACAGAGATGATTATCCTCCTCGTCCATCCGGCTACCCTGATATGCCTAGAGGTGGTGCAGCAAGATCTACGGGAAGAAGAacttatgatgatgatgagtacaATGAAAGATATGAAAGGCCACCTCCGTCTTACCATGAGGGACGTGGGCGTGAGTATGATTCTATGTCTGGGTCCAAACGCCCATATGCTGCAGTG GATGACGTTCCTCCTCGGTATACTGAGGCCGGAATGCGCCATTCTCGTGCTCGTTTGGACTATGATCTTGGCAGCAGTGCTTCCCGCTACAATGATGCTTACAGTGACAG GCTTGGAAGGTCAAATATGGGATATGGGGGAAGCCGAAGCTCTATGTCTAGTCAAGATTCCCACGGGCTTTACAGTAGTCGTCAGAGTATGGGATACAGTGGAG GTCCTTATGGTGGTAGTGATGTTGGTCGGATGTACTCATCAAACTTTGGTGGTGATTACATGTCGCGAGGAAGTGAT GTTGGTGGCAGTTCTTACTCATCTGTCTATCCCGGACGTGGTATGGGTGGTAGCAGCTACATGGGAAGTAGTGGTTCTGGTTCATACTATTAA